Genomic window (Desulfovibrio sp. UIB00):
GCGCTGGGGCACGGATTCGCCCGTAAGCGGGGAGGTGTCCACCTGCGAATCGCCTTCCAGCACTGTGCCGTCCAGCGGGATCTTTTCGCCGGGGCGCACAAGAATGTGACTGCCGGGGCCAAGGGCTTCGGGTTCCACATCTTGAGTGGCGCCGTTGTCCAGCATTTCGTGGGCAATGCTTGGCCGGGCGGCCAGCAGAGCCTTGACCGACCGACGAGAACGCCCGGCGGCGCGTTCCTGCACAAATTCACCCACGCAGTAAAACAGCATGACGCCCACGGCTTCCGGCAACTGCCCAAGGGCTATGGCCGCGATGGTTGCGCCGCCCATCAGTGTAAATTCGTTGAAAAAATCCTTCTTCAGGATGCTTTGCGCCCCGATGCGCAGCACATCGAAGCCGCACAATACATATGGAAGGGCGTAGAAGATGCCAATGACCAACCAGTTGGGCATGAACTCGGCAAGGCGTTCATCCGCGATCATACCAATGGCGAAAAGCACGGCCGATATGGCCATGATGGCGATTTCGCGCTTTTCGTGGTCGTGCCCGTGTTCATGACCGTGGTCATGATCATGGCAGCAGGCGCAGCCGTGATCGTGGTCGTCTGCCTCTGGCTGAGGGGCGGCCGGGGCGCATGCAGCGCAGCATGCCTTCATGGGTAAAGGGCTAAGCTTGGTGGATTCCATTCAGATCTCCTGACGTTATGCGGGGGTGCCTGCGGTTTGCGCGGCATCGTCTTCAGTGTCGTCGGCCTGATCGGCAGGCACAGGAATATGCTTCTGCTTGAAAAATTCATGGATGCTGGTGTTGTGCGAAATGCCCGGCAAGGCGGCTTCGTCCTGTGCGATTTGGGGGCAGTCTGCAAGCTCGCGGATTGTGAGCGCAAGCGCATCACGCACACAGTCTGTAGGATCTTGCGGCAGGCGATAGTAAACCCAGCGGCCATTCTTGATGCTCTCGATCAAGCGCGCCTGACGTAGGATAAACAGATGTTTGGAGGTGGTGGACGCTGCTAGCCCAAGGAGCGTTGTTATCTCGCAAACGCACAGAGGGCGCAGGCGCAAGGCCATGAGTATGCGCAGGCGGTTTTCGTCGCCAAGGGCGCGGATAGCGGATATGTAGCTGAGCATGTGTACTCCGGGGGACGTGATGGAGGTGGATGTCTTTTTCATTTCGTTGTGTGACGAAATATAAGAAGTGGGGTGGTTGAAGTCAAGCATATTTCGCCAAGTGACGAAATGTTAGTTGATACATCTATATATATGACAGCGAATGTATGGTTCGCTTGAACAAATTGGGGTGTGCCGTTGATGCGACCGGGCAGAGTGTGTCTTCGTTATGAAAGGGCGGCACGCTGAGTGGTGATGGGGGGGATCGTTGGGTGAAAATGCCAGAGTGTAGATGTGGCGAGTGGTTGGAGGGCTGTAAATCGGCGCTGACCGGGCGTTTGGTTGAATATTCGTGTGAAAATGGTTTTTGTGTTGACACGTCAGGGGTGTTTGCTTAAAGTGCATTTCTCGCGTCACGGGATCGACACAATGGATCGCGGCGAAATTCGCCAAGACACAAAAAGTTGTTGACTTGTGAAACGAGGGGGAGCATAAACGCTCCTCGCGATTGAAGAAAACGACTTGGCTTCAAGGTGAAACGAAAGTTTCACGAAATGAAAAAAAGTTGTTGACTTCGAAAGCGAAGGGGAGCATAACCGCTCCTCGCGATTGAAGAAAACGACTGGCTTCACGGTGAAACGAA
Coding sequences:
- a CDS encoding metalloregulator ArsR/SmtB family transcription factor; protein product: MKKTSTSITSPGVHMLSYISAIRALGDENRLRILMALRLRPLCVCEITTLLGLAASTTSKHLFILRQARLIESIKNGRWVYYRLPQDPTDCVRDALALTIRELADCPQIAQDEAALPGISHNTSIHEFFKQKHIPVPADQADDTEDDAAQTAGTPA